cacactaacacacatgcagcgTGTGTGTCAGACAGAGagcatgtttttgtttcgttttcgccATTTCATTCTCATCAAGTGCTCTGGATGCTTGGATTCAGTCGGCAGTCGGTTCTGTGTGTTTCGAGTCGGTGGAATTGTTGCTGTGCTAACTCTTCCTGCAATTATTCCTGTGCTGTGCGGTAGAagacgtttgcacttgccccggggggaatgaatgaaataaaaacttgtcaTAAAGTTAtcttatttcatgaaatttaatgGTTTTACGTCTCGAATGCGTTTGAAACACGTCCacgcaatttttgttattcattttttgtttgcgGACGGCTAAGACCAAGATGGTCTATTAATGTGAACACATCCACAAAAAGCAAACCGCCAAAATGTCGCGGAACTCTGCAGATGCatggaaaaataaattcagattgtCCCATCATCGCTTTTTCAGTCTCATTTaatattacgaaattttttatttcgtttcggTGTGTCTAGAAATTCGTGTGCAAAACGCACAAAACACGCATTAGTATTGGTGTAAGTATGTTCAACGGAAACTACAGGAAACTTTTAAACTATGTTTTTAATTGTCTTAATCGGAAGGCAAAATGCTTAAGATTTAGCTCAATGATTTTGAGTTATAATTCTAAATAATTAACCATATAATTATGAATgttattctgaattcagaatttcatttctgttttctaaattttcccaaccttatttctaaaatcttaaaattcatgTTATGATTGAAAGTTACACAAGGGAAAGGCATTCATGTTTCCTATGTTTTAATACTtaattgattttggaagattttgggttcctaaattcaaatcaatcaatttatttatttatttatttatttattttaaataaaatctaaataaataatatataaataataaatctggcatcattcaaaaaagtttttgagaatttgataTTTAGGATTTCAACTTATTTCCCAACCTTGCCGAAGTCTACAAAACGTTATGACTGGTGCCTCAagaaatatgaaagatttattttgttcattaaatttagctcaaaattcccattttttgttgaattggaacaaaaattacagaatggaaactttcatcactttttcctccaaagtcaaaattactcgcggttCTCGAGAAAGTCGATaactaaattgaaacaattatttttatatctttGTCATGTAGTTTTGCCAgcgcataaatttattgaatgcaTTTTCAACCTATTTTAGTATATATATCTAAAATAAGAGCTTATATTACTATTATAttgcttgaaattttctgccatgtgttatcgataaaaattgtaaatctaCTTTTTAAATCCTTAGCACATTTAGGACTAACTATGAAAAGTTTCGTCTAAGAAACACATAGGATAAATTATATGTGCTGTTGAAAGCATTTGCGGTATACTGCAGTTCGAAAGATAaaggtttaaaaagatttagctcAGTTAGCCCGTGGAAACCGTTTCATCaacaattgaattaaattttctaaaaaatctgtataaatctgtattaatgttaaaaaatctgtataaaaatctgtatctgtatcttatctgtattgaggttgaaaaatctgtataatacagaaaaatctgtatatatgaCACCGCTGCCCTTGAGAGACCGCAGCCCAAAATGAGTGCCGAAATCGAAATACGCAAAAGAAATCAAAGAATAAAGAGAATGGAATGCAAGAATCGGAAGAATTTGTCAAGGTGGTTGTGCACGGTGGTTGAATGTGGCCCCGGTGGCCCCTTTGGAATCGTCTTTTACCCTGTGCAGAACGTTAGTGCTCGCATCGCATACCACACGGCTCCAggtaatgtttaatttttttatatttatttaacatttagaTAGTCGATGTACTAAATTATTGTTCAACAGTTAGTGATAACGGAATTTTGATTGGAGTTGAAGCAATATATCGCGAAAAAGGCAGTGAAACGTTGAAAAACTGTGTCAAAAATTAACCTAAAAATCAACGTTCTCATAACGGTTTAATCAATATTCtgtattgattttcatttttgtattgttGTAAAGAAGGAATTTGTTATACATTTCAGTGTTTTTGCGGAAAACTGGACCAGAAAACACGAAAGTTCTTAAACTTGAGCCCTTGATCTTAAACGAATAATTCGCCGGATTAAATGGCGAATTTCATGGAATTATTGATACCACACACACATCGCCATCGAATAGATGCAAGTTTGATGTATCCATCGTATCCACAACTCAAGGCAGATAAATGTTTGTTAATTCCTGTATCGTATAACATAAAATGTTCCAGATAAGGGGATGACGTCATTCTTTGTGATTGGAAACATGAGACAAGCAAGGAAAACTTGCTTCCAGCTGCTTCCTAGACGGCCACGTGGCCGGTTGTTTATATGTATATAGTAGTACATAGATAATTGATGGTTAATCACTATCTCAAAATGCTATGATGTTATGTAGAGTTCATTCAAATTGAATCTGTTGGGTGAAATTTAACATGACCTTTGAAAACGAAACACCAGTCATGAAAGCATACAAACGATTAGGAAGCGGGTGTGGGTTTCAGACAAATGAGAATGACCGAAATCGAAAATCCCTGGAACTTGGAAATAAGTCGCCttgtttatttatgaaaaacagtTCAATAGATGCATCCATACAGTTGTCAAGGTTGAATCTTAACTAAAGCTAAAAGAATATTTACCTACTACTATTTATTACACACCAGCTGTTTATGATTAGCTGTTCCAAACATCGATTTTAGAAATTGTAACACAAattgttaagtttttttatatGCTGGTTCATTTGTTTTGAGATATCTGTACGAAATATTATAACTAGATTAATAACCTCTATTAGAACATCAACTAATGAAATCCTTATGCTACATATTATCCTTAACATGAACTGACAGGCACACATATTCctaacaataaacattaaacattagttcagataaaaaataatgtgttcTGACAATACAGTAGAAAATGAGATTTATTGCTGtattttaaaatggttataTAATTTAGCGAAATTCTTATCTGTACACAAGTCAGTCACGCAATAACGTTATTCTTAtttgtcttttcatgtttttctccTCTTCAATGTATCGATTCAACAACACACCAATACTGCCCACAAAAAACGGAACAACTTTTATCTATACCTGCACCTCGCTCGGCTGGAACGACTGCGGCGTTTTGGAATCGACGTTCGCAGCAGTTTGTGTGGAAAAGTACATCAACCAGACCAGACGTGTGTCGTCGGATTGTCGAGTGCGTATCATCACCTTCAATAGCAGCAGAAAAATGTTCTCTTCCCTGATTGACGCCGCCCGGAACTCTCCGTTCAAGACTCCCTTCAGCAGAGCCCAGTGCGATGCCGGAAGTCCAGTGGCTGGACGGTCAATCCAGGCAGCCGCCAGCAAGGAAGTCGAGTTCGGTTCCAACGAATTTTTCGGCCTGTGCGCCATCGGCGGTATTCTGTCGTGCGGTCTGACGCACACAGCCGTCGTTCCGTTGGATTTGGTCAAATGCCGCTTGCAGGTCGATGCGGCTAAGTACAAGAACGTGTTCCACGGTTTCAAGGTTACCGTGGCCGAGGAGGGAGCCCGCGGTTTGGCCAAGGGATGGGCTCCAACCTTCTTCGGATATTCGGCACAGGTAAGTTTGACACGATAGTCACGTGATTTCTGGGGGATTGAAATTTTAGTCGAAGATAaccgttagattttttttcggtagaAAGCAAAATTTCGCTGCTACCATCAGCTGATCCCAATTTTTGATCCAACACCGTACTCTGAATCACATGATAAAAGTCGagggcagcaaaaaaaaaagatgataatGAATCTATATCATTTAGTCGGTTTCTAACgagcaaaatttgttttatttcaagttGCGTGTTCCACTCGACGAGAGAGCAAAATCAATTTGTGGATCCACGGAATGTAAGATAGTACACGTTGCCTATGCTGTTGGTAAAATTTGCGCTTAAAAGAACAGCACCAGAGACGGGTACTAGCTAGCGAAACGTGATTCTCACATTTGTTCCATTTCGTTAGTGCTACTTGATGATGGTTGGTATTGGTGAGTGAACTGAATAGTATACTAACGATGTACCAACAGAGTAGTGCACTATACATAGATGTTCATTTCGTTGGAATAATTGgccttgaaatatttttttaccctCCAACTCAATGACTAATGATGGACAGGGTGGAGGAAAATCTATAGGGAGAATGACGTATTGTGTGTTACCAGGAGTTCGACTTACGTAATGCATgcgaaactttatttttatatctTTGTGTCAATTGTTCGAATATAGGTCAATTattaatgttttatttggttattttatttattgattctatttgatacatttgtagaaaaaatactATGAAGATGATAACTATGTTTAACTATTTGAACTATTTTGATTTATCTGCTGCAAAGAAAGATTCGTTGATCGAAAATGCTCTGTAAAAGTTACAAAgtgtatttacaacattcttaaTACAGAGaatcaatggaaaaaaaaattacataagctGTCCAAAAATAAATCACCTAATTATGCTTGAATCATTCAGAACGCAGAGTCTTCGACTAAAACAAtaatctgcacaaaatttataaaacctttctcaaaattcaagttttcttAGTGCTCATTCCTTCAATATATTTGGCACATtagtgaaatgataaaaaaaagtactgaTTCGTGTGCATTCTTTTGGAGAGCGCTTTGATTTACCTCTTGAAGAATTGTTAACATTTTTGGAAGTGTGAAAGGACCCCTGTGAGtgtcttgaaatattttattgagaaaaaaagagaaatttgtcCGATTTCCTTTTGTGTTTGtagtataaatttgaaatagactcatgaattttttttgcaatactaGGGTGCCTTCAAATTCGGCCTGTATGAGGTGTTCAAAATCAAGTACGCCGACTTGATTGGCGATGAGAATGCCTACCTGTATCGTACCTCGGTTTACCTGGCTGCTTCGGCTTCAGCCGAATTTTTCGCCGATATTGCCCTATCGCCGCTAGAGGCTGCCAAGGTCAAGATCCAGACCATGCCCGGTTACGCCAACACCATGCGCCAAGCCATGCCCAAGATGATGGCCGAGGAGGGCGTTGCAGCCTTCTACAAGGGTCTGGTTCCGCTGTGGTGCCGACAGATCCCGTACACCATGATGAAGTTCGCCTGCTTCGAACGTACCCTGGAACTGTTGTACAAGTGAGTTAAAATGCCTTGAAGATgcctttgaattttgaatttaaacacCCCATTTCTGTATCCTTTCCACAGGCATGTTGTACCGAAGCCCCGTGACCAGTGCACAAAGGGTGAGCAGCTTGTGGTGACATTCGCTGCCGGTTACATTGCCGGTGTATTCTGCGCTATTGTGTCTCACCCAGCTGATGTGGTCGTGTCGAAACTGAACCAGGCCAAGGGATCCAGTGCGATTGACGTTGCCAAGAGCCTTGGCTTCATGGGTATGTGGCACGGATTGGTGCCCCGTATTGTGATGATCGGTACGCTGACCGGTCTCCAATGGTTCATCTACGATGGTGTTAAGGTGGCTCTGTCCATCCCCCGCCCACCCCCACCAGAGATGCCAGAATCGCTGAAGAAGAAGCTCGGTGTCGAATAAGAGAATTGTGCGTTGCTTTCTGTTTGTGTCCGTAAGGGAATTCTACAAGCTAGCGAAAAAAGTCTAGAGTGTAATTAGTGGAAAAGTTAATTGATCACAACATGTGCCGGGTTGTGCGAGCTTAGGACGCAAGTGTAAACAGTGTATTATGCAAAGTTAATTGCTACTCAAACCATCAAAGTAATAAAATCATACGGGATCGTCTACAATTTGTAACTACAATCAGCTGTGTTTACGCTAACCTCAAGTTGAGAACCGCCCTGGAGGAAAATTCATCCCATGTGGTGGAAATCGCAGTTAGCCCTGGATTCAACGATGATATTCAACGCGCGCATCTGTCAAAGGAATATTTTCgctctttgaaattttctatcTTGGTCACACACGGCACGATTTATTTAAGGCGGTTCAGGTGAATCAAGAGGGAAGACAATTTGTGAACTGGGATTATTGTTTTCTGCATAGTTTTGCAAAACTGTTTCAAAAAGGCAAGTGGATTTTTAATGTTATCTTCAATCGAaagtgtttgtttattttcaaaccaCTGTTCCACGTCTGATAGAATCGTTTAAAAATTGTGATGCTTTAATCCACGATTACTGGAATTTCATTACTGATACTCATCAGGCAACTTTGAATCTCGTTCTTTATTCCGAGGCAaatatgatttgttttaattttttgtatcagCTTATCAGCGTACTATCCTAATCACGTCGATTAGAACTAATAGTGCGACAGCAAGTGTGAAGAGAGTAATCGCTAGCATCTTGTGAGATTACAGCCCGGAGCACAAGGAAGGAAAAAGCGAGAGCACAGCATTCGTGATCGTGTGCCGCTCGGAAAAGTGCCACCGAGGAAAATCTGTCGCTCGGAAGTCCCCATTTGTGCGGTGGTGTCCCACTCGTCCCAGTCAGCTTCATTCGAACGGACACACCGGTGTGTCAAGAACACGGAAAATCGAATCATTTTCTCCCGTGCGTGTGTGTGTGACCGAAGTAAGAGAGTGCCGCCAGTCCGGAGGAAGGTAATCTTTGGGAAACTGCGAAAAACTGCGATTTTCAACCtttgagttttagttttagaGGGATTGGTTGTGTTGATTACATTTTTGATTAAGGATAAAACGGTGAGATGTGTGGAACAATAATTATCGAACAATGAAAGGTTAAGTTTGGAAAAAGagaattttgcacttttctggTTATGTAATTCGGAAATGATGGGCATAGAAACTGGTTAAAATTACTTATACGGCTTATTTCTGAGATGGGTGCCTAAATGGCAGTATACCATTTTTTACTATTTAGAAACGATACAAATTAACGAAATTGAGTGCATAAGTGTTGTATTTCAGTAGAAAGAAATAGTGGTTCGGGAAAATCATTCTTAATGGAAAATGTCTATGCCACATGTGTTCAATGTCAAATGACGTTCAGCCTTATCGCTTTATAATATTGCAAAAAGAAGAATGATTTCTGCTGAATGTAGGAAGTACCAAAGCCATCGTGACAATGAACTTGTTGCACTCGATCGATTAACCTCGATCGATATTGAGTGAGATGCACCGATAAATTACACGCAACGTTTGGCCTTGCTCAATACGTCTTTAGCTAACCCACTATTCTGGTCGCCTGTGTTTACCAATCGAGGACTATTTTAAGCGTTTTTTTTGTGTCGGTAACACGCGCGGCTTAAACCCAATGTCAACCGATTGTCTGCAGCAGAGTTTCAGAACGGCCAGCTGACTTTAGACGTATGATGTGAGCGAACAACTTATGCAACGAGTCAGATGAAAATTAGTTGTGTAATTATTGtgcaactgtttttttttaaagaaaggaGTTCCGTGAGTCCGGAATTAAAAGTGAAGTGCGGACAGCGCCAAGACTTTCATGAGGCGAAACATGCGTTTTCATCAAAGATTAAATTTCAGCGAAATTGGTCACATGTCAcctccatttgtttgatttaatttaatttacaattctgatcatttttgtaaaaaactgctAAGTGAGTTCTCATGGTAAAAATCGGGTGGCCTAGAAAATTGATTGAATATTGAAGTGCTTGGGATCAGAAGCGTgcaagtgcctaaatgataatttcgagaaaacgcgctttaaAGTTGTGgaggtgctcgatttttcaaatatttttggatttcgagcaattttaatttaatcaaaaaagtgttcaaaaaaactataaaaaaatctgagttttgcaccagatgtacattgaaacatgaagaatcgtaAGGCATACTTAACtctaaattgatgattttggcacttgcaccgacccctctgatcctgaagGTCTCAATTGTAATATTCAAACcgatttgtttttataattgCTCAACCTATTTGAATGGTTACAATTTACAATTCATTTTAGAAGCGTGTTCAAACACAACTGGGAAGATTGCAGAAAAACAttttagtttttcaatgactcAATATCACTAAACAAAACCTCACTGTTTTTATAGAATAACCAGCTTGAGTATTGTATTTACAAGGGCTTCTATTACCATTAGAGAACAAGTTTTTATTGAAAGCgatcataaataatgttttttttccctgGTTGCATAAATTATATTTAGTGTTTCCTCGAAATCTCATATGACGCACTTGATTAAAAATCTGCTGACGAGTTGTGAGCGATACAGACTTGAGCGTCGTAGAACCACAAGGAACATTCATAGCCGCCAAGATATTCTAggaggttttttttcataaaggtCGTTTTTTAAGGGAGTTCCAAATATTTCTAGACAGtagtgtgaaatttttcaacagaacTCACAAACACTATTAACCAAAGCGTGCTCTGATATTTTGATTTGTTACCATTTATGCTCTTCTAGCATTTGTTGTTGTAACATATGGTCGAcggttttttctcaattgaactTTCGATGGCAATTTTTTTCCCTATTGGCCTTAATTACTTTAATTCTCTTATATCTACGAAGTAGTATCAAAAttactgatttaaaaatcacattctagaaatttcataacattagtGATCAAGTTAAACTTAGAACAATAACAACAAGTCGTGGAAAAAGggttaaacttgaaaaaaggaaattttaaatcagatcgATTTATGGTCTAACTCGATTACATTCCAGTCAACCGAATCTTCAGTAAACCGATAGCCGAACCGCATCAAATCGATACAAGATGTTCTCTGCACTAATGGATGCTGCCCGTAACTCGCCCTTCAAGACCCCGTTCACCAGGGCCCAATGTGATGGGCCCGTTGCCGGCCGGTCGATTGCCGCTGCCAGCGGTGAAGAGGTCGAGTTCGGTTCGAACAAATTCTTCCTACTCTGCGGTCTCGGTGGCATCATCTCGTGCGGTTCGACCCACACCTTCGTGGTGCCGCTCGATCTGGTCAAGTGCCGGCTGCAAGTCGACTCAGCCAAGTACAAGAATCTGTTCAACGGCTTTAAGGTGTCGGTGGCCGAGGAGGGCACCAAGGGTCTGGTGAAGGGATGGGCCCCGACGTTCTTCGGTTATTCGGCACAGGTGagtgaaaatttaatgttgTTTTCTTTGACTTGTAAGAAGAATATGTTTACTGAATATGTAGCCGCtgagaaaaaatcaatcaatgatTGAAAGCTGAAAGAAGCCAAAGTATCGAGATTACTCACTACTGCTAAACGTTTGGCTTCTTTTGCCTTCTTATTAGTTGGATAGTGGATGAGAGAGAGAGGAAAATCCaactgagaatttttttttgtctctggagccaccattagaaaaatatgctggAAAAAACAACCATGTCCAGTGCACAGagagaatttttgaataaatttgcgcCTCAACGAATTTGTAAGAAGTCTATGTGTCCATTTGCTCCCAAGAACGGAGAAAATAAACAGTCTCGAGTGTACTTCTTATCAGCAGTATACTATCTCTGCGTAAATCCCATCCACGTGCCTGAAGCGCAATCATCTGTTTGAGACGATGTCTATCGGGTTAGGCATTCTTAGATCAGAATAAACGCCCTCCCGAAAACGCATTACCACGTAGTTATAAATCCTACTTCTTCCTTCAACCGCAGGGCGCTTTCAAGTTCGGTTTGTACGAGGTGTTCAAGGTGCAGTACTCCAACATCCTTGGCGAGGAGAATGCGTACCTGTACCGTACCTGGTTATACCTGGCCGCCTCTGCCTCGGCCGAGTTCTTCGCCGATATCGCCCTGTCGCCATTCGAAGCTGCCAAGGTCAAGATTCAGACCATGCCCGGCTTCGCCAACACCATGCGTGAGGCTATGCCCAAGATGATGGGTGAGGAGGGTATCACTGCCTTCTACAAGGGTCTGGTCCCGCTGTGGTGCCGACAGATCCCGTACACCATGATGAAGTTCGCCTGCTTCGAGAAGACCTTGGAGCTTCTGTATGCGTAAgtattctcatatttttttttttgaaaagtataaaaatttaacttcacAATTCACATTCCAGTTACGTCGTGCCCAAGCCACGCGACCAGTGCACAAAGGGTGAGCAGTTGTTGGTGACATTCGCTGCCGGTTACATTGCTGGTGTGTTCTGCGCTATTGTGTCTCACCCGGCCGATGTGGTCGTGTCGAAACTGAACCAGGCCAAGGGATCCAGTGCGATCGACGTGGCCAAGAGCCTCGGATTCATGGGTATGTGGCAAGGTCTGATGCCCCGTATCGTGATGATCGGTACGCTGACTGCTCTGCAATGGTTCATCTACGATGGTGTCAAGGTCGCTCTGAATATCCCCCGCCCACCCCCACCGGAGATGCCAGAATCGCTGAAGAAGAAGCTCGGAGTTCAGTAAATTTCACTAGCAAATCTCTTTCCCTCGTAACCCTGCACAACTTGTTCGTTATGCTACAGTTTAATTAATAAGTGAAAACCTCtaaattatccaaattttaacttaaagacCATTAAAATGTTAAACGATCGGGCGAATTCACTTCTCtatgaaatcgaaaaaaaaagttcaataagcTATCTCATGAAGTGGAAGAATTgataaaatgcaaatcagaaacTGATTTCCGGGTAGGCGTTTCAGTATTTGAACCATAATAAGGGACGAATGATTCCGTCTCTTTAGTGGGAGAACCAGCACAATACCAGAAGGTCAAAAATGTTAGAGATCGTCAGTGTACGATTTGAGATGTCCTAATAATTTGGTCGCTTAAGAAGAACACCGATGAGTAAAACTGCTCTTTATGAAAGAGTTCACAAAACGGTACGTGTTGTTACTCTTAATCATGTTTTATCACATTTCCTTTTCTCTTTTCAATTATTCTGTAATATactgtaaattttttaactaattttccTCCATTTTTCTTATTCAGTAGTTTTCcagtgattttttgtttatttcaggtTATTGGTTCTGGTCGgttaatttctgaatttctcaaCAGTTTCAAGAATTTTTGGTGAATTTACTAAGTTTTAGGAATTACGTTTCCAATAGCTTTGGTTATTGTAgtcattaaagttttttttgtcagtttgaaATCGTGTTTTGTccatattattgttttttttttcatttttgtcatatgatATTATGGATTGTCGTTTTCGAAGTCTTTGCATattatttaggttttttttttaattttcgtcaatGTTTTTATGTCGACCTTTAACGAAATTTTAATGGGATTTCGCTATTTGGTAATAcctatttttaatctttttcttttttttcttcttaagtaCGTAACATTGTCTTAAATTAGAAATGctattatttttctattttttttatctgggacttttgtcatattatattaatatgaattttttccattttttctttctttatatTGGCTCGGACATATCGTTCCATGAAGCCATATAGTCTAGTGgatttatatttatattcttcttttttttaagttcgttTCAATTTAAATCGACCGTTTAATCCTATTCTACATAGTGGGGTTTGTGCTTCATTCCAGTTTCGCAGTTCGTAGTAGATATTTGTTTACGTTAAGTAAATGGAGGTCGGTAAGTAACattatacttttttcaattattttgacgtttttgtaATTATTAGCAAATTCGACAACTTAGACATTTTGAGTATTTTAGTTTTGCCATTCTTGTTATTTCTACCATTGAATCAACCCACATTGttacgaaatttgtttttttttaaattgttgtctTTTTTGGGACTGCTGTCTTCTAAGTAatgtatgtaatttttttatcattttagttGTTTTGTTATGTTgcttattattatcattttataaTATTGATAATTTCTGCCAATTCaataattgtttctaaattagttttttttataatatcgttcattttatctttttttttgtgattttgtttttgcttggcTATTCAGATctgtttttggtcattttggttttttttttaaatttggttttgttgatgccatttaaataattttcgtcggtgtgttcaattttatttttggatacctattttgtaaattgtttttatttctgtattgtttattttttttattcttcacattgtgttatttttatcaattcttcattttcaaattaatataattttggtaaatttccccattttagttttttgttattttcagaaCAGATTCAAGATCTGATGGGaaagattgttaaaaaaaatctttcttcagACGGTACATGGTGACTTCATGAATAAAGTTGTACTAAGAATTTTTATTCAGCTGCAGATCAAATGTTTTCTCAGAATTTGCTGTTATATAcatatttgttttctttgtttatatttttcctaCTCCACCATTCATTAGCGCGCCAAAATGTTGAAGTGAGTAAGTAAGTCAAATGTTActcaaatagttttaaattatttaagagAATACTTTAgtcagatattttaagatcgATCAAGCTCTCTAAAGAAAATTCTGTACTAAACATGTCAAAGAAACGCCTGAATAtagactttaaattttgttgacgGGAGATGTCTcacattgaaatatttcactGCCCCCTTAGAgccaaattttaagaaaaaaaccttGCGTCTCCATAGTCGAAACGAGTCATATTGAGAATACATTTCAATGGAGAACCTAGTCTTTTTTAATctattggtttattcatcctcTAAATTTACCTAAATCAACCTTAGAGCTTTAAAAGAgctaatgtaaaaaaaaggaaaattccaTATAAGGTCAAAACgtttgcatttaaaataaagCAAATGAAGTAAAATACTTCAATGCCGTCTCAGCTAAATCTTTACGCATTACCATGCGTCTCCATAATCGAAACGAATCATGTTGGAAATACATTTTGATGGAGAGTCCTAGTCTTCTTTAACATATTAAACTTTTGGGTTCATTATTATTCATCCCCGAAATCTACTAAGTCAAGTTTTCTAGAGCTTAACAAGATTGAACGCAAGAACAAATGAAAATGTTCGGAAACATTGtaggaaaaaacattttcattttgaacaCAAATATTTTATCGCTAGCAACTACCGTGAacggccctaattctgcgcagttaaggatttttcaaatgttttatgttatgaaaaatttacctttcaatgaatttcctcaaaatttcgtTTACAGTTGGgctaactaaaaaatttaacggCAAAAATAATGAGAGCTCGATCTTggagcaaaaatttggattattcACAACATTCGGAAAAAATGCaagtggcccttattctgcgcactattttctatttgttcctaattctgcgcatatgtcccatattctgcgcacccaaataaaaccaatataccaCTCTG
This sequence is a window from Uranotaenia lowii strain MFRU-FL chromosome 3, ASM2978415v1, whole genome shotgun sequence. Protein-coding genes within it:
- the LOC129756304 gene encoding phosphate carrier protein, mitochondrial, with translation MFSSLIDAARNSPFKTPFSRAQCDAGSPVAGRSIQAAASKEVEFGSNEFFGLCAIGGILSCGLTHTAVVPLDLVKCRLQVDAAKYKNVFHGFKVTVAEEGARGLAKGWAPTFFGYSAQGAFKFGLYEVFKIKYADLIGDENAYLYRTSVYLAASASAEFFADIALSPLEAAKVKIQTMPGYANTMRQAMPKMMAEEGVAAFYKGLVPLWCRQIPYTMMKFACFERTLELLYKHVVPKPRDQCTKGEQLVVTFAAGYIAGVFCAIVSHPADVVVSKLNQAKGSSAIDVAKSLGFMGMWHGLVPRIVMIGTLTGLQWFIYDGVKVALSIPRPPPPEMPESLKKKLGVE
- the LOC129756305 gene encoding phosphate carrier protein, mitochondrial-like, which encodes MFSALMDAARNSPFKTPFTRAQCDGPVAGRSIAAASGEEVEFGSNKFFLLCGLGGIISCGSTHTFVVPLDLVKCRLQVDSAKYKNLFNGFKVSVAEEGTKGLVKGWAPTFFGYSAQGAFKFGLYEVFKVQYSNILGEENAYLYRTWLYLAASASAEFFADIALSPFEAAKVKIQTMPGFANTMREAMPKMMGEEGITAFYKGLVPLWCRQIPYTMMKFACFEKTLELLYAYVVPKPRDQCTKGEQLLVTFAAGYIAGVFCAIVSHPADVVVSKLNQAKGSSAIDVAKSLGFMGMWQGLMPRIVMIGTLTALQWFIYDGVKVALNIPRPPPPEMPESLKKKLGVQ